GCATCGACTTTGGCGTTCATCGTGCCGGTGAACTTAGGCCGCGGCGCCCGGCGCGCCGGCCGGAAGGGAACATCCGCGGGAATCGCCGTGATCTCGTTGCGGTACGAGGCCTCACCGGACTCTCCTAAGGCGGCGCTTCCCAAACCGCTCGGTTGTTGGCCGAAATGTTCAACCTCAGTGAGAAGGTACTCAATATCGAAGCTGTCGCGATAATGATCCTCAAGTGTGAATTTGTACCCGCACCGGCAAGCGCGAACACCGCTCTGTCCATAGAAAATCTTTTGCTGGGAGAGGATCTCTTCCGCGCGCACTTTGGCCAGACGGTCACCTTCGCTTTGATCCTTAAAGTGGGCCCCATACTCCATGACTTTTCCATGTCCATCCGACAGGATATCCGCCGAGCTCTTCAACTCTTTTGACGGCGTTCGGTAATTGTAATCCTTAAGAATAACCTCTGCCGGCAGGGCCTTCTGTCTCATCGTCAGGGAGGTAATCGTCTCTCCACCCGGCTCCATCCCCTTAGGCTCGCGATAGAGCAACGTCGGATCATCACAGGGGATCTCGGTATGAATGGACATATTATCGGCGATAATCAACTTCTCATGTTCATCACCCTGCTCGAAGTAGTAAAAGATCCCCTCGTGTTCCATAAGCCGTTGGACAAAATTGAGATCATTCTCCTGATACTGCGAAACATATTCACTCACCGCATACGTCTCAGAGAGTTCTATGGAAAAATCCTCGCCCGCGCCCAATCCGTGATCTTCGAGAACTTCCGTGATGATCGTCTTCACATCCTTATCCAAGAAGATGCGGCTTTGACTGGTGAGTTCCAACAATGACAGACGCGGGACCACTACCGCCCTATAATGATATTGTTTCCATTCCTTTCCATATTCGAGAAATTCAAAACTCAGCACGACGCCGTGAATTTGTACAATATCATCGTTTCGCCGGATTTCGATGGTGGCGGGATGCTGGATGATCTGGGTCGCATCCACATCCGGATCAGATGAACCCAATTCGATCACAAAGCGATACGGCTCCGAGATCGCTTCATGCCCCCTGATTCCAAAAACATTGAAGGTGCTCGGTTCCAGTTGACCGGCCGTGAATGCAAAATAGACTCCTTCTGGAATAGGCATATCCTTCAGCTCCTCTTAGATCCTTATTCCGGCTCCGGCTCCGCAAAATTCAGCGTGAAGGATTCATCCTCCGCGACGCCGAGCTTCACCGAATCGCCAAGCGGCCCTTCCGCCATCTTCTCCAATATCGACGTTGAGAGGAGAGGCAGCAATGTTTGCCGGATGATGTGGTCGATATTCCGGGCGCCCGTTTCCACCTCCGTACAACGATTGGCGATCAGATCCACAACGGCCGGATCGATATCGAATTTCATCTTGTGGCTTTCCATCAGCCGGTTGCCGATCTGCTTGAGTTTAAGGACGACGATATCTTTGAGAACATCTGTGCCCAGCGTATAGAAGGGAACAATCTCCATACGGGCCAGCAGGGCGGGCTTGAAATGTTGCGAGAGGGTCGGGCGGATGGCTTTTACAATCTCCTCGCAGGACGGCGGCACCGGTCCCGTAGAAAGACCCGTGATCAAATCGGTGGCGAGATTGCTCGTCAAGAAAATAACGGTGTTTTTGAAATCGATCACCCGCCCCTCGCCGTCGGCCAGCATCCCCTTATCAAAGACCTGATAGAAAATGTTCATGACTTCAGGATCGGCCTTTTCCACCTCATCCAGTAAAACAATGGAGTAGGGCCGCTGCCGGACAGCCTCAGTCAATACACCCCCCTCGCCATACCCGACATACCCCGGCGGTGAGCCGAGCAGGCGGCTCACCGTGTGTTTCTCCTGGAACTCCGACATGTTGATCGTGGTGACAAAACGCTCGCCGCCGAACATGAGATCAGCCACGGAAAGGGCCATCTCGGTTTTGCCGACACCGCTGGGGCCCACAAAGAGAAAGACGCCGATGGGTGTCTTGGGATTGTTCAATCCCGCGCGGGAGGCGCGGATTCCCCGATCCACCGCATCAATCGCCTGATCCTGACCTTTGATCCGGCCTGCCAGACCTGTTCTAAAATTGAGGATCGCGCTGGCGTCATCGCTCATCATCTTACCGAGCGGGATGCCGGTCCATGCGCTGACAACATTGGCAACCAACGTTCCATCCACGACAATCGGAACCAGCGGATGATCGCCCTGGATCTCCTGAAGCGCCTCCAGCGCCGCGTTCAAATCTTTGCGGAGCTGCTCTTCATCAATCGGCATCTCCGCAACCGGCCTGTCCTCAGTCGGCTTTTCTTTTCCGGCAACCGTCCCCTCCGGTTCAACCGCGACATCTTTGGGTTTGTCCGAGATCTCTATTTTACCCGCAGCCTTTTTTGCTTTTGCCGAGACCGCATCACCGGGCACCAACTTCGCTCTTAATTCCTGTACTTTCTTTACAGCTTCCCTCTCCCTATTCCACCGGGCGGTCAGCTCCTTGCGGGATTCCCCAAGCGCTGCGATCTCTGTCTCCAAGGCGCCCACCCGCTCTCCATCAACCTCCAATCCCAGGGCCTCATCGCGTTTCAGCGCCTTGAGCTCGCGCTCCAGACCCTGAATTCGCCTTTCGAGATCATCCAGCTCGGCTGGTTTGGCGCCTCCGGCCACGCGCACACGCGCCGCCGCGGTGTCCAGAAGGTCAACGGCCTTGTCGGGAAGCTGACGGCCGGAGATATAACGGCTGGAGAGTTTCGCCGAGGCGATAACGCCGTCTTCGAGAATCCGGACGCCGTGCGCCTCTTCGTACTTCTCGCGGAGACCCCGCATCATGAGGATCGTCGCCTCGACCGAAGGTTCATCGAGTTTTACAATTTGGAACCGCCGTTCGAGAGCGGGATCCTTCTCAAAATACTTTTTGTACTCCGACCAGGTCGTCGCCGCGACCGTGCGCAATTCCCCCCGGGCGAGCGCCGGTTTGAGCAGGTTCGCCGCGTCGCCGCTCCCGGCGGAGCCTCCGGCCCCGATCAGGGTATGCGCCTCATCAATAAATGTAATAATCGGCGTCGGCGACCCCTTGATCTCCGAAATGACCTGTTTCAGTCGATTTTCAAACTCGCCCTTCATGCCGGCCCCGGCCTGTAGCAGGCCTAGATCGAGGCCGAGAAGTCGCACGTTCTTCAGAACATCCGGAATATCCCCTTCAACAATCCGAAGAGCGAGTCCCTCCACGACCGCGGTCTTCCCCACGCCGGGTTCGCCGACGACGATGGGATTATTCTTGCGCCGGCGGGCGAGAATATCGATCATCTGGCGGATTTCCGCATCGCGCCCGAAGACGGGGTCGATTTCCCCGGCGCGGGCCCTTGCCGTGAAGTCGATACAGAAACGCCCGATCGCCGTTTCGTCCATCGGCCGACCCGGTGTCGGAGCGCCGCCCGGGGTGGCCTCTTCCTGCGTCATCTCCGCCTCGCGGCTGGCCGCGGTGATGCCGAAGAGATCCTTCTTGAGTTCATCCACCCCTATTCCATCCAACAATTGTGCAAGATCTTCCTCGGTGTAGCGGTCGGGTCGCAGAACCAACGCCTGCAGGAGCATACCGGAGCGGATCTGGGATAATTGATAATCAACGGAGCAAAGCAGCCATGCATCCTGAATCCAATTCAGCAGCAGTGGAGAGAAGACCGGGCGGCCCGAGTTTCCGGTGCGCCGGCGCTCCAGAATATGCTGCAGCGCC
The sequence above is a segment of the Candidatus Eisenbacteria bacterium genome. Coding sequences within it:
- the tssH gene encoding type VI secretion system ATPase TssH, which gives rise to MMEVDIKGLIKKLNSYCTHSLEAAAGLCVSHGHYEVTVEHHLLQLLEDPNTDIHQILRHFEINPSRLIKALQHILERRRTGNSGRPVFSPLLLNWIQDAWLLCSVDYQLSQIRSGMLLQALVLRPDRYTEEDLAQLLDGIGVDELKKDLFGITAASREAEMTQEEATPGGAPTPGRPMDETAIGRFCIDFTARARAGEIDPVFGRDAEIRQMIDILARRRKNNPIVVGEPGVGKTAVVEGLALRIVEGDIPDVLKNVRLLGLDLGLLQAGAGMKGEFENRLKQVISEIKGSPTPIITFIDEAHTLIGAGGSAGSGDAANLLKPALARGELRTVAATTWSEYKKYFEKDPALERRFQIVKLDEPSVEATILMMRGLREKYEEAHGVRILEDGVIASAKLSSRYISGRQLPDKAVDLLDTAAARVRVAGGAKPAELDDLERRIQGLERELKALKRDEALGLEVDGERVGALETEIAALGESRKELTARWNREREAVKKVQELRAKLVPGDAVSAKAKKAAGKIEISDKPKDVAVEPEGTVAGKEKPTEDRPVAEMPIDEEQLRKDLNAALEALQEIQGDHPLVPIVVDGTLVANVVSAWTGIPLGKMMSDDASAILNFRTGLAGRIKGQDQAIDAVDRGIRASRAGLNNPKTPIGVFLFVGPSGVGKTEMALSVADLMFGGERFVTTINMSEFQEKHTVSRLLGSPPGYVGYGEGGVLTEAVRQRPYSIVLLDEVEKADPEVMNIFYQVFDKGMLADGEGRVIDFKNTVIFLTSNLATDLITGLSTGPVPPSCEEIVKAIRPTLSQHFKPALLARMEIVPFYTLGTDVLKDIVVLKLKQIGNRLMESHKMKFDIDPAVVDLIANRCTEVETGARNIDHIIRQTLLPLLSTSILEKMAEGPLGDSVKLGVAEDESFTLNFAEPEPE